The DNA region agggaacctttatctttactaaaAAGATTTAAATATCTGAAGCCTGATCACAATTATTCATAAACACTCTGAAATGTTGTTGCTATCAAAcgtttctcattaaaaaaaaatgttttcatcattttgGTGGAAGCTTCAAAGAAGCTGAGTTATCAATATACCAGGAACTCTTAATTCTTTCTGTAAATCCTTGAACCCTGTGAAAAATGTAAATATCAAGCATTTTAGTGTTAATGTTTTTCttgaaaaatgttgccatttccTCAAAATCTCATTAGTTTATGATACATAATAAATTATTAACATGTCAGCCATGTGTATGTACAACTCTTAAGActgataatttttaaaatttatttgatttaaaaatttaTATCTGCCTGTCTCAGTGAGGGGGGTTAAATGTTCATAAGCAATTCTATTCAACCATGTAATCATTTAATCCACCTAACACCTATTGAAAACTATAAATAGCCTGAATAATAAGAAATGTTTTATGAAAAAAATGCCTCATGATTAAAGTTGTACTCAATGTGGAACAGGAGGTGGTGAAATGTCCTTCACTGAAGAAGTTTACATAGAAGATGGAGGGCCATTTGGTAGAGTTAGATTCCAATATTCCTTCCAACTACATATTCTATTAATCTGAAGTATCTCCTAAAAATAATTTAGAGAGGACCAGCTTCATTTCCACTGTCtagtttttaaatagcctaaACCCCCTCACAGAAAAGCAGGATTAGTTCTTGATGTTAAGCATATCTATATTATGCTCCACAAGGTATCCAGTCAAAGGTGGTACTTAATGGAAAGGGAGGTCCTCTAAAGTAATTGCTTTGATGTGGATATATCGATGTGGATATTGATAAGTTAAACCTTGCATATGCAACATAAGGGGTTCATCAATCAGGGAATACTTATGTATACATAATACTATTATCTACCTGACTGGCTTTTATACAGGCataaaaaattctattaaaaCAAATATTGTCATAAAATCAAGTCTACAACCCTAAATTTAATGAGTCAGATTGGTTTTTTTCCTGGGTGCTTACTCTACAAGTTGTCCTTGGTTAAAAACTAGCCTGGGAAGAGTGCCATCCTGTTAATCTTAGCTTTTGAACACGAAAAGAGCAATAGATGAAATTGTGGTTATGATAATGAGGATTTCTAGCAGGCCACTTTTGGCAGTTGAGAGGGAATGGTGGTTTGTCTTATAAAACTACTTGCAAAAAACACTTTTGGATTCGGTTAGACTACAAATAGTGAACAGGGATAAGTCTATCTAAGATTTGCCTGTGCTAATTTACATATGCATGAGGTAAATACAATTATGGTTATCTTAAATAGAATTTTACCTTTCAGCCTAATAATGAAGACGATGAATTGCCGATATTGTGCCTGCTGACTACTGATACATAATATTAGGCCCCTGTTATCCCTAAATGAACTTTGGAgttggcagcccttcaaatagaagaggccttcatctgACAGATTCTTTTCTGAAAATAGGATACTTGCTGGGGTGTCCATGACATGGGCAAGAGGTCGATTAATGGTCAATGTTATGATTTTAATTAGGTAGATCACATAACTCATACTGTTTCTGCTATGCTGTTAGGATGCATGTGATTTTATAGTGATTTGCTTGAGATTCCTGTAGATTCATCACCACATTCCTTCATCTGCATCTCCTGCTTTGTCCTTATCATGATTATGCTCAAAGCTCCTTGAAATGCCTTGCAGATTAACACCTTGAAAATATGTAAACTGCTGGTTGGAAATCACTGAGGACTTACTGCTTGAGCAATTTCTGTTTGAGAATAGCATGCATTTTATTGAAGACCTTTCTTGAACTGGCTTTGACAGCTTAAATGGAATCTCAGGTACCTCCTCCCATGAAAATCTGCTACCATGAAATTGGAAGGCAGGCAATTTATAGAAGGAACGGTTATTTAGACTTCTTCCAGCCTAATCAAAATAAAGATCCATGGATTGTATCAAAAGTGCTAATCATCTAAAAGATGCTAAATGATAACTATCTGAGGTATGGAAAGATGAAACCACAGGTCCCtgacttctctcttctctttgttgTCTTTGGCATTGGTCTTTGAATGCAATCTACCTATCTAAATATTGACAGGGTCATTCTGTTTTGTTTCAAGGAATACTTTTCTCTGGCTTTTAAAATAGTGTTGCCAAACTTGAAAGCAGCTTTCTCTATCCTGCTGCTCTTGTTAGCTGTCTGAGGGATTATGGAAGTGGAATTTCAACACATCTGGAGGCACCAGGTTGAGGTAAAGTAACTATCTATTGTCTTACTGCTGCAGTTGAGAAAAAGGATAGAGACAGAAGCTACAAGGAAGATATATGATCTCTCTTCCTGACGCTTGGTGTTCCTTTCAGGGAAAAAGTTTGTAAAGATTTGCAGAGATACAGAGCCAATGTGAGAACAACACTTGTCCTGGAGAAGGTATGTAACCTACTCGATCTTTTTCCCCACCCCCTTTTACTCCTGTGCACTTTTCTGGCAGACATCCTTGAGCATTTGAGACGGATGTGAGAGAATTTCAGTCCTCACTGGAAAACAAGCCAACTAAACATAACAGATTACATCAGCTCAGGCTTTTCAATTCCTGGATGGTAGCAGCGTGCTAATCCAAACTTCATCCTGGATTTCGCAAAGTAAAACAAGGGAGGCTGGCAAGAGGACAGATTGAGGAAACTGACGACGGCAGGCCttgtgggcaagaggctgtaTAAAGCTCCAAAATTTGTAAGCTGATCTCCAGAACTTCCACATTGAGTTCCTCACTCCTGCATCCCTGAACAGAAGACATCTGACTGAACTTTTGCAACCTGTCATTGAGGGCGGTGGAATTGGGCTTTCATCCCACCAGGAGCCATGGCCAGTTTTCTGGTGCTCACTCTACTTCTGGTACCCATGAATGTTAGAGCTACCTGGAGTGCCAACTATGCAGTAGATTGCCCGGAGTCCTGCAACAGCAGTGAATGTAAAATCCGCAACATTGCAAGCGTACTGTGTTGGATGACTGTGGCTGTTGTAGGGTGTGTGCTGCAGCTCTGGGAGAAACTTGCTACGGACAGTTGCAGGAATGGATGGTGTCAAATGTGGGCCCGGACTGAAGTGCCAATTCTTTTCTGAAGAAGATGATTTTGGAGATGAGTTTGGTATCTGCAAAGGTAAAGAATGGTTATTGGATAACATATCTATCATGACAATTAATGGTCAATGTATAGTTGTTGGAAATTGCTCCAATATACGTATATAcactggatgtgtgtgtgtgtgtgtgtgttgctccaATGTAATAAATACCTGCAGATTTATGCTGAAGTAGAATAATTATCCTATGATTGAAAAAGATAGTTATTGACAGTATTCATATACCTAGCACATGTCTCTTCATTTTACCAGAGTTCTGTAAAATGATTCCAAATTTCTCTGCTTAGCAGATGGAAAAGATTGACTAAAGTACCCAAGAAGTTGAGCATTTAATCCTAATTCTACTGGCACTCTATACCCATGGGGAAACAATATGCAAATATTATCTGAGAGATTTATAAAAGTATTTCAAAACTG from Thamnophis elegans isolate rThaEle1 chromosome 3, rThaEle1.pri, whole genome shotgun sequence includes:
- the ESM1 gene encoding LOW QUALITY PROTEIN: endothelial cell-specific molecule 1 (The sequence of the model RefSeq protein was modified relative to this genomic sequence to represent the inferred CDS: inserted 2 bases in 2 codons) gives rise to the protein MASFLVLTLLLVPMNVRATWSANYAVDCPESCNSSECKXPQHCKRTVLDDCGCCRVCAAALGETCYXTVAGMDGVKCGPGLKCQFFSEEDDFGDEFGICKECPYGTYGLDCLRTCSCPSGICDRVTGKCVKFSFFQLAASKPPHQRKILLPTENDMGSGDGNSVEEDFVKEKDIHSPIMKWLNPR